A genomic stretch from Sceloporus undulatus isolate JIND9_A2432 ecotype Alabama chromosome 5, SceUnd_v1.1, whole genome shotgun sequence includes:
- the ABCE1 gene encoding ATP-binding cassette sub-family E member 1 — translation MADKLTRIAIVNHDKCKPKKCRQECKKSCPVVRMGKLCIEVTAQCKIAWISETLCIGCGICIKKCPFGALSIVNLPSNLEKETTHRYCANAFKLHRLPIPRPGEVLGLVGTNGIGKSTALKILAGKQKPNLGKYDDPPDWQEILTYFRGSELQNYFTKILEDDLKAIIKPQYVDQIPKAAKGTVGAILDRKDETGTQTIVCQQLDLSHLRERNVEDLSGGELQRFACAVVCIQKADIFMFDEPSSYLDVKQRLKAAITIRSLINPDRYIIVVEHDLSVLDYLSDFICCLYGVPSAYGVVTMPFSVREGINIFLDGYVPTENLRFRDASLVFKVAETANEEEVKKMCMYKYPGMKKKMGEFELSIVAGEFTDSEIMVMLGENGTGKTTFIRMLAGRLTPDDKSEVPVLNVSYKPQKISPKSTGSVRQLLHEKIRDAYTHPQFVTDVMKPLQIENIIDQEVQTLSGGELQRVALALCLGKPADVYLIDEPSAYLDSEQRLMAARVVKRFILHAKKTAFVVEHDFIMATYLADRVIVFDGIPSKCTVANSPQTLLAGMNKFLSQLEITFRRDPNNYRPRINKLNSIKDVEQKKSGNYFFLDD, via the exons ATGGCTGATAAGTTAACAAGAATTGCTATTGTAAACCATGACAAGTGTAAGCCAAAGAAATGCCGGCAGGAGTGCAAGAAGAGCTGCCCTGTTGTTCGAATGG GAAAGCTGTGCATAGAGGTAACAGCACAGTGTAAAATAGCATGGATTTCTGAAACACTGTGTATTGGTTGCGGTATTTGCATTAAG AAATGTCCTTTTGGAGCCTTGTCAATTGTTAATTTACCCAGCAACCTGGAGAAAGAAACAACGCACAGATATTGTGCCAATGCCTTCAAACTTCACAG GTTGCCTATTCCACGTCCAGGAGAAGTGCTGGGGTTGGTTGGAACAAATGGTATTGGAAAATCAACTGCCTTGAAAATCTTAGCAGGGAAACAGAAGCCAAACCTTGGGAAATATGAT GATCCACCTGATTGGCAAGAAATCCTGACTTACTTTCGAGGATCTGAGTTGCAGAACTACTTCACAAAGATTCTAGAAGATGATCTTAAGGCCATCATTAAACCTCAGTATGTGGACCAGATTCCTAAAGCTGCTAAA GGAACAGTGGGCGCTATATTGGACCGAAAAGATGAAACAGGCACACAGACTATTGTTTGTCAGCAGCTTG ATTTGTCACATTTAAGAGAACGCAATGTGGAAGATCTCTCAGGAGGAGAACTTCAGAGATTTGCTTgtgctgtagtttgcatccaaaAGGCTGATAT CTTCATGTTTGATGAACCCTCCAGCTACCTAGATGTTAAGCAACGTCTGAAGGCCGCCATTACTATTCGATCTTTAATAAACCCAGACAG GTACATCATTGTTGTAGAACATGACCTGAGTGTACTTGATTATCTCTCTGATTTTATTTGTTGCTTATATGGTGTGCCAAGTGCTTATGGTGTCGTCACTATGCCTTTCAGCGTGAGAGAAG GCATAAATATTTTCTTGGATGGCTATGTTCCGACAGAAAATCTAAGATTCCGAGATGCATCCCTAGTTTTTAAAGTAGCAGAGACAGCTAATGAAGAAGAAGTTAAGAAGATGTGTATGTATAAATATCCTGGAATGAAAAAAAAGATGGGAGAGTTTGAGCTCTCAATCGTAGCTGGAGAATTCACTGACTCTGAGATAATGGTAATGCTAGGAGAAAACG gaaCTGGAAAAACAACATTCATTCGCATGCTTGCAGGAAGACTTACACCGGATGATAAAA GTGAAGTACCAGTTTTAAATGTTAGTTATAAGCCACAAAAGATCAGCCCTAAGTCTACT GGAAGTGTACGTCAGCTGCTTCATGAAAAGATTCGAGATGCCTACACCCATCCACAGTTTGTGACAGATGTAATGAAGCCTCTGCAGATTGAAAATATCATTGATCAAGAG GTACAAACACTGTCTGGTGGTGAGTTGCAGCGTGTTGCTCTTGCTCTCTGTCTTGGCAAGCCTGCGGATGTATATCTGATTGATGAACCTTCTGCATACCTGGACTCAGAGCAACGTCTAATGGCAGCTAGAGTTGTCAAACG TTTCATTCTCCATGCTAAAAAAACTGCCTTTGTGGTAGAGCATGACTTCATCATGGCTACCTACTTAGCGGATCGTGTCATTGTCTTTGATGGCATTCCATCCAAGTGCACAGTGGCAAACAG TCCCCAAACCCTTTTGGCTGGTATGAATAAGTTTTTGTCTCAGCTTGAAATTACTTTCAGaagagatcccaacaattataggCCAAGAATAAACAAACTCAATTCAATCAAG gaTGTGGAACAGAAGAAAAGTGGGAATTACTTTTTCTTAGATGATTAA